One genomic region from Cardinium endosymbiont of Dermatophagoides farinae encodes:
- a CDS encoding DUF1609 domain-containing protein has product MYHSLRLLKNKLSNNLFCSFLHYFFFACLIYGCNAKNIKNNVANQTIEETGSLSLCQSGSIDDKQNSEESEIDKIINIIYEGLKNRVISNEKNWQRVYRILEKTYGHRKDTLLHIIAQRAREIMEPQKQVQNLEQAQKEVQEQAQIILKKLFSIFPIRMTKKDNNSDPVNPWNKIDELFNSENIDGRTWFDIAIFNQFFIELVFMQLQEYKSMYAIRARTLEDAIRVANRRIQKLKNKQKRTNTQDPEDKKCIKHIEASIQVIQSYINNQDPKTHQNKLEEQTSQKEQKTKATTQAIKNSTDNKDQKPLQEALKEDFQNRGFNFANCVIRWEQAKEKQIRNFDLRKGKNYSNLSAKEIFLHKDFHDLKPAAFLLCAPDRQSYFFKISDLPDDTCQYAYATYSINGEIYQGKIEIATDKKDPSIIFHLMFNQNQEDQIRNFFASIVDFKFQDLSNNEESRQSCNKDSFEITKQRDAYVITMDISSGSSTKPPRRKLAIHRKYPSSYVKTSASS; this is encoded by the coding sequence ATGTACCATTCTTTACGATTACTAAAGAACAAACTTTCTAATAATCTTTTCTGCTCTTTTCTGCACTATTTCTTTTTTGCATGCCTTATATACGGATGCAATGCGAAAAATATTAAAAATAATGTTGCTAACCAAACTATTGAAGAGACAGGAAGCCTATCTCTCTGTCAAAGTGGTTCAATAGATGATAAACAAAACAGTGAAGAAAGTGAAATAGACAAAATTATAAACATAATTTATGAAGGCCTGAAGAATAGAGTCATCAGTAATGAAAAGAACTGGCAACGTGTATATAGAATTTTGGAAAAAACATATGGTCACAGAAAAGATACCCTATTACATATTATAGCCCAACGTGCAAGAGAAATAATGGAACCTCAAAAGCAAGTTCAAAATCTAGAACAAGCTCAAAAGGAAGTTCAAGAGCAAGCTCAAATAATTTTGAAGAAATTATTTTCCATATTTCCGATTAGAATGACCAAAAAGGACAATAATTCTGATCCAGTAAATCCATGGAACAAAATAGATGAACTTTTTAATAGTGAAAATATTGATGGACGTACATGGTTTGACATAGCAATATTCAATCAATTCTTCATCGAATTGGTATTCATGCAGCTACAAGAATATAAATCCATGTATGCTATAAGAGCACGTACACTAGAAGATGCTATTAGGGTTGCAAATAGAAGGATTCAAAAATTGAAGAATAAGCAGAAACGTACAAATACTCAAGATCCTGAAGATAAGAAATGTATCAAACATATTGAAGCTAGTATTCAAGTAATACAAAGTTACATCAATAATCAAGACCCAAAGACTCATCAAAATAAGCTAGAAGAACAAACTTCTCAAAAAGAACAAAAAACAAAAGCTACTACTCAAGCAATAAAAAATTCCACCGATAATAAAGATCAAAAACCCCTTCAAGAGGCATTAAAAGAAGATTTTCAAAACAGGGGTTTTAACTTTGCAAACTGTGTAATACGGTGGGAGCAAGCAAAAGAAAAACAAATAAGAAATTTTGACCTCCGCAAGGGAAAAAACTACAGCAATCTTTCTGCAAAAGAAATCTTTTTACACAAGGATTTCCATGACTTGAAGCCTGCAGCGTTTTTACTTTGTGCGCCAGATCGTCAATCTTACTTTTTTAAGATTTCGGATTTGCCAGACGATACCTGCCAGTACGCCTATGCGACTTACAGTATAAATGGCGAAATTTACCAAGGTAAAATTGAAATAGCCACCGATAAAAAAGATCCAAGCATTATTTTTCACCTTATGTTTAATCAAAATCAAGAGGATCAAATAAGGAATTTTTTTGCATCTATAGTAGATTTTAAATTTCAGGACTTGTCAAATAATGAAGAATCTAGGCAGTCGTGTAATAAGGATTCATTTGAAATAACAAAACAAAGGGATGCGTACGTCATTACCATGGATATTTCTAGTGGTAGTTCTACCAAGCCACCTCGTAGAAAACTTGCCATTCATCGGAAGTATCCTTCAAGCTATGTCAAGACTTCTGCTTCATCTTAA
- a CDS encoding ankyrin repeat domain-containing protein codes for MNNKKARINIIAYLYCKLIIRLSLGSYLILITACNKLAGKLHGLEEPHKSQASHNIEHNCIKEPFPKKEDIHKKDSTGRTALHQAAQDGNIECMEFLLKNGANINAQDHDENTPLYYAAKYNQIDAVKCLIKHECDVNIANEFDNTPMHIASGLGYLDIVNLLLQAGAEIKRNDKGDTPIHTAGRSKEVQKAIYESLTERYKSLKVKEKEECSICLKAIYPDKLLFITSCAHYFHEACIGDWIKDLKNENKEKTCPNCRAVIESGYTNGEIIFYEK; via the coding sequence ATGAATAATAAAAAAGCTAGAATAAATATAATTGCTTATTTATACTGCAAATTAATCATCAGATTAAGTTTAGGTTCATATTTAATACTGATTACTGCTTGTAATAAACTGGCCGGTAAACTTCATGGACTAGAGGAACCGCATAAATCGCAAGCCTCGCATAATATTGAACATAACTGTATAAAAGAACCCTTTCCAAAAAAAGAAGACATACATAAAAAAGATTCAACAGGTCGTACGGCTTTACATCAAGCAGCTCAAGATGGCAATATAGAGTGCATGGAGTTCTTATTAAAGAACGGGGCTAACATCAATGCGCAAGATCATGATGAAAACACACCTCTTTATTATGCAGCAAAATACAATCAAATAGATGCAGTAAAATGCTTAATAAAGCACGAGTGTGATGTCAATATTGCAAATGAATTTGATAATACCCCTATGCATATAGCATCCGGACTAGGGTACTTGGATATCGTTAACCTATTACTGCAGGCAGGTGCTGAAATCAAAAGAAATGATAAGGGAGACACTCCTATACATACGGCAGGTCGATCCAAAGAGGTTCAAAAGGCAATATATGAATCTTTAACGGAAAGATATAAATCTTTAAAAGTAAAAGAGAAAGAAGAGTGTAGTATATGCTTGAAGGCTATATACCCTGATAAGCTGCTATTTATAACTAGCTGCGCCCATTATTTTCATGAAGCATGCATAGGAGACTGGATTAAAGATTTAAAAAATGAAAATAAGGAAAAAACTTGCCCTAATTGTAGGGCAGTGATAGAATCTGGCTATACTAATGGCGAAATAATATTTTATGAAAAATGA
- a CDS encoding mechanosensitive ion channel family protein, which yields MLAPIIAAAHNRRIDDLKINLSSPYDTVYTHFMLLNPGNKAAEHVGTVFLHGETFNKKSKEMAIKLKRLLTLKGINIETIPKDPNYMDPTINENRFILSKKLPKVYLIKEGEQWRYSKETLDFIREYEVSDRLHTLLYYFLPKTFCKKKILNLAIWQYIMLIGLAMIIWLTHKVMPYFLKLMVYKFIGSKKSFAMERLLMLVISMYFLKSGLTMFQSESLPSFINRVIEGAISFVWMCLAYECINLMQYKIKIAKKHHKFMIHILPLFSITAKIIVGIVGLVQTIDNLGFETGSLVQALSFSTLGIGLACQDTIKNLFGSLMITMDRPFSVEDEIVSGGIRGKVEEVGLRSTLLRTKEGSLVYIPNAKLADAYIDNFGKRTSRMVSLEVPLSYTTPLELLPRFIQGLREIAASQPLVEPERTKIYFDKMNENGFVVIFTFHLDTTESNIEYACKNRAIPLILKLAHQLNIRLGNVQYITHIEALHR from the coding sequence ATGCTAGCACCGATTATAGCAGCAGCACACAACAGACGCATAGATGACCTTAAGATCAATTTGAGTTCTCCATATGATACCGTATATACCCATTTTATGCTTTTAAATCCTGGTAATAAAGCCGCTGAACATGTAGGCACTGTATTTCTACATGGAGAAACATTTAACAAAAAAAGCAAAGAAATGGCTATTAAGTTAAAAAGATTACTGACCCTTAAAGGGATCAATATTGAAACCATACCCAAAGATCCTAATTACATGGATCCAACCATCAATGAAAATAGATTTATTTTGTCTAAAAAGCTACCAAAAGTGTACTTAATTAAAGAAGGTGAACAATGGCGTTACAGCAAAGAAACACTAGACTTTATCAGGGAATATGAAGTATCTGACAGATTACACACGCTTTTATATTACTTTTTACCTAAAACATTTTGTAAAAAAAAGATATTAAACCTTGCCATTTGGCAATATATTATGCTGATAGGCTTAGCCATGATTATTTGGCTCACCCATAAAGTTATGCCTTATTTTTTGAAGCTTATGGTATACAAGTTTATAGGTAGCAAAAAATCATTTGCTATGGAACGGTTGCTTATGCTGGTGATTAGCATGTACTTCTTAAAAAGTGGCCTGACCATGTTCCAATCTGAGTCTTTACCCTCTTTTATCAATCGGGTCATAGAAGGTGCCATTTCTTTTGTATGGATGTGTTTGGCCTATGAATGTATCAATTTGATGCAATATAAAATAAAAATTGCCAAGAAACATCATAAGTTTATGATTCATATTTTGCCTCTTTTTAGCATAACGGCTAAAATCATTGTAGGGATTGTTGGATTGGTACAAACAATTGATAACCTTGGATTTGAAACAGGTTCCTTAGTACAGGCGCTCTCTTTTAGTACACTTGGTATTGGTTTGGCTTGCCAAGATACTATTAAAAATCTATTTGGATCATTGATGATTACGATGGACCGGCCTTTTAGTGTAGAAGATGAAATTGTTTCCGGAGGCATTCGTGGCAAAGTAGAAGAAGTGGGTTTACGCTCGACCTTACTGCGTACAAAGGAGGGTTCTTTGGTTTACATACCCAATGCAAAACTGGCTGATGCCTATATCGATAACTTTGGCAAAAGAACTTCTCGAATGGTTTCCCTAGAAGTGCCACTAAGCTATACGACACCTTTGGAATTATTACCAAGATTTATACAGGGATTACGAGAAATTGCCGCATCTCAACCATTGGTAGAGCCGGAAAGAACAAAGATATACTTTGATAAAATGAACGAAAACGGATTTGTAGTCATTTTTACTTTCCATTTGGATACCACTGAAAGCAATATAGAATATGCATGTAAGAATAGGGCCATACCGCTTATCTTAAAACTTGCCCACCAACTCAACATACGTTTGGGCAACGTACAATACATTACGCATATAGAAGCACTGCATCGATAA
- a CDS encoding trans-sulfuration enzyme family protein gives MPHSLPPATPGTHRWASSHLQVATQVVHAGVSPEPHTGAILTPIFQSSVFVQESIETYLAKGHSYSGSRNPTVAVLEAKIAALEKAEAAYCFGSGMAAIVTTMATFLRHGDHCILSNGCYATTQEVARDLFGQLGIAFSFVDFTNLAEIEAAIQPNTKLIFSEYPTNPTLALTDLAVVSALAHQAGAKHVCDSTLASPMVICPLTFGADIVIQSTTKYYDGHNMTIGGAVACAAAADGPQIFSYRNRHGSIMSPMVAFFTLQSIKTMHLRIRAQSANAAQIATFLAGHAKVAQVGYPGLADFPQKSLADRQHTNGLHGGMLYFVLKGGAGTSSKFMKALHRPWSFGANLGGVESLIAYPAVMSNGTMDAAQLEAIGISQGFVRVSCGIEDAQDLIDALKATLDLC, from the coding sequence ATGCCCCACTCATTACCACCTGCTACCCCTGGCACGCATAGATGGGCTAGTAGCCATTTACAAGTAGCTACCCAAGTAGTACATGCTGGTGTTAGTCCAGAACCCCATACTGGTGCGATTCTTACACCTATTTTTCAATCATCTGTATTTGTGCAGGAATCGATTGAAACCTATTTGGCCAAGGGTCATTCCTATTCTGGTTCAAGAAACCCTACCGTTGCAGTATTGGAAGCAAAGATTGCTGCTTTGGAAAAAGCAGAAGCCGCTTATTGTTTTGGCTCGGGGATGGCTGCTATTGTTACCACCATGGCTACTTTTTTACGCCATGGGGACCATTGCATACTCTCAAATGGCTGTTATGCCACTACGCAAGAAGTGGCACGTGACCTTTTTGGTCAACTGGGTATCGCCTTTTCTTTTGTAGATTTTACCAATCTAGCCGAAATAGAAGCCGCTATACAACCCAATACGAAATTGATTTTTTCAGAGTATCCGACCAACCCAACACTTGCTTTAACCGATTTGGCTGTCGTTAGTGCATTGGCCCACCAGGCAGGCGCCAAACATGTTTGTGATAGTACATTAGCCTCTCCTATGGTGATTTGTCCGTTAACGTTTGGTGCCGATATAGTGATTCAATCTACTACTAAATACTATGATGGGCATAATATGACCATTGGTGGAGCAGTAGCTTGTGCAGCTGCAGCAGATGGCCCTCAAATTTTTTCCTATAGAAATAGGCATGGTAGCATTATGAGTCCTATGGTTGCCTTTTTTACCTTACAATCGATTAAAACCATGCACTTGCGCATACGCGCCCAGTCTGCCAATGCAGCGCAGATTGCAACATTTTTAGCAGGGCATGCTAAGGTAGCGCAAGTGGGGTATCCAGGATTGGCTGACTTCCCCCAAAAATCATTGGCAGACAGACAGCATACTAATGGACTCCATGGTGGGATGTTGTATTTTGTATTGAAAGGAGGTGCCGGTACCAGCAGCAAGTTTATGAAAGCACTCCATCGTCCATGGAGTTTTGGTGCCAATTTAGGTGGCGTAGAGAGTTTGATTGCCTACCCTGCTGTTATGTCTAATGGAACAATGGATGCCGCGCAATTAGAAGCCATTGGCATCAGCCAAGGTTTTGTACGTGTATCTTGTGGGATTGAGGATGCACAAGATCTTATTGATGCACTTAAAGCAACCCTTGATTTATGTTAA
- a CDS encoding glycoside hydrolase family 25 protein, with translation MHKSKYQQVRQTSGIMVSVAWANHIKYRLKYLSSYLNSGAWIRHISKWAMVGLFISSISCLSPNRLTMYKHFTGQSDCIEGIDISHHQKTIDWGQLTPDRSGKQFIIAKATEGATYQDPMFIAYAKHAWAAGFRKIGAYHFLRFGSSLLKDQMKNFISQIEALKAVLPDLREPIIALDIEEHKGAKYDLVQSVTEESVRLLEDSNITPFIYTRTSFWDTYVSETPDIVKACPLWIARWRATQPKPDELPNGWDSWKIWQYTDQGQVPGIAGPVDLNKMKIV, from the coding sequence GTGCATAAATCCAAATATCAGCAGGTAAGACAAACAAGTGGTATCATGGTATCGGTTGCGTGGGCCAATCACATAAAATATAGATTGAAATACCTTTCAAGCTATTTGAATAGTGGTGCATGGATAAGGCATATAAGCAAATGGGCAATGGTTGGTCTTTTTATATCATCTATATCATGTTTATCACCTAATAGATTAACTATGTATAAGCATTTCACAGGGCAGTCTGATTGTATAGAAGGCATAGACATATCCCATCATCAAAAAACAATAGATTGGGGGCAGCTAACCCCTGATCGTAGCGGTAAACAGTTTATTATTGCAAAAGCAACAGAGGGTGCAACCTATCAAGATCCTATGTTTATAGCATATGCTAAGCATGCATGGGCTGCAGGCTTCCGGAAAATAGGTGCCTATCACTTTCTAAGGTTTGGTTCGAGTTTGCTTAAGGATCAAATGAAAAATTTTATATCTCAAATAGAAGCGCTGAAGGCCGTATTGCCTGACCTAAGGGAGCCTATCATAGCACTAGATATAGAGGAACACAAGGGGGCTAAATATGACTTAGTTCAGTCTGTGACGGAGGAAAGTGTTCGGTTACTCGAAGATAGCAACATCACTCCTTTCATCTATACAAGAACATCTTTCTGGGATACGTATGTATCAGAAACGCCTGATATAGTTAAAGCATGCCCATTATGGATTGCTAGATGGCGTGCAACCCAACCGAAGCCAGACGAATTGCCAAATGGTTGGGATAGCTGGAAAATATGGCAATATACTGATCAAGGGCAGGTTCCAGGTATTGCCGGTCCAGTAGACCTGAATAAGATGAAGATAGTATAG
- the yihA gene encoding ribosome biogenesis GTP-binding protein YihA/YsxC, whose product MKIHSAALASSNAHYKVCPEDTKPEVAFIGRSNVGKSSLINALLQRKQLARVSKMPGKTQLIHHFLVNNQLYFVDLPGYGWAQVGHATKIKWKKMLREYLLHRSNMVAVFVLIDAKIAPQAIDIECINWLGQHAIPFAIILTKADKKHKMVAQKHHMALTRILQQEWATIPPLFMVSAHNRLGIENLLGYIQAVTDPNRSL is encoded by the coding sequence ATGAAAATCCATTCTGCTGCACTTGCATCCAGCAATGCGCATTATAAAGTGTGTCCTGAGGATACCAAACCAGAAGTTGCTTTTATAGGGCGTTCCAATGTGGGCAAGTCCTCTTTAATTAATGCGCTGTTGCAACGGAAGCAACTGGCTAGGGTATCTAAAATGCCTGGCAAAACACAATTGATCCATCACTTCTTAGTGAATAACCAGCTCTATTTTGTAGACCTACCAGGATATGGATGGGCACAAGTAGGGCATGCTACAAAAATAAAATGGAAAAAAATGTTGCGGGAATATCTGCTGCATAGATCCAATATGGTTGCTGTCTTTGTATTGATTGATGCCAAAATTGCGCCCCAAGCCATCGATATTGAATGTATAAACTGGCTGGGCCAGCATGCCATTCCTTTTGCTATTATACTTACAAAAGCAGATAAGAAACATAAAATGGTGGCGCAAAAACACCATATGGCTTTAACCCGTATCTTACAACAAGAGTGGGCAACTATACCGCCTCTTTTTATGGTGTCCGCACACAATAGACTAGGAATAGAAAACCTCTTAGGATACATTCAAGCAGTTACAGACCCTAACAGGAGCCTTTAA
- a CDS encoding translocation/assembly module TamB domain-containing protein, which yields MKKWYVKPLRKLLLFIAILPPALLALLHLPPVQQQLLRSITSYLYQTTHYHITCDAFRLTWLRHIALENLTVTDPQDKPLLAIHGCTGRLNLFSLLLLKPDMIDSVSLTGGKLYLEKNSQEDFNIAAFYNKVLLPFLPETDTDLLINKIQLGGVNLYYHNQINKQALKVENINLAISHFLSSSDHHSGTLTTFSYQETSDLPVTCKNLMTQFSITPHSVVLKDCHFITKYSSLHGDFTVQYAKKLPLVADQEGRPQNCHLAIEFQKRSIALDATLHQSALSSIELSRFSDFFKGEHMFYKLDGSISLTPYAMTWKNCKLVFGDSYIQGTGSYNGLDGDLFVQAGRIYMHDLQKKPAAWPTPLQYIGIANAKLLGNTQAVKLTGDITTNIGAVQTDLTLHHLGKPIQHVTGNLTLHKVAIEALLPALPIQSLSGTVAIKAQGTHLNTLDAAAKLTEIEVHHYKYKKIEASCIVSNAMATFKLHSKDPHAKLTVAGTYHMAKSLKADGIIEQVDLEKLGFVSDPLSFSTKFSFKIRDILTKRPRGKIVLNQCIIQGLAKKVACNQVAIRAIAHGSKDLVTITSPLIDCRLEGIFTINDLASHINHLIRRFKNPADRSTILAQLHLDYVIDCKKILPILNWFAGDLYIAPSTTFLGHFAYDQDYHFSLRLPSASTLSCKQFSLEKLKVKLNAHHLMDAKKRLVQLYIASDKQDWCQAFQTDRLSLQLLMDKNEFTILNSLSSYGNHLSVACSGRLTDSAIQIDLLPSSLTTKDKIWTIHTERTSCISKLGIAIGNLSIISGQSSICVGGQLTQLPTTDPLRCTIRHLALNYASAVGPLKGILDTKLVARIQKGQLIATGSLQLKEVAIQDYAVGTLHTKVDWNLLENKLVLAGMLQKGGQQLVQIDGCYHLIKPADNLAVTTRFNQMDLDLLNPFFASVCSDIGGRLSGQFRLTGSLAAPKLNGEGIIEKGKFKINYLNTSYQVAGAIKVQENRLYADQLDLQDSALGHATLSGHMVLQDGFPLMLSGDMETFHLLHTTRIHHPDFYGDLYATGTLQMEGSIYDLLLKMKVTADKGSFTIVAHDKEDIENTTKLVQFVSTKAKHQTDTASTSEDRSAIKLILDLTILPTIKAQVLFGSYGNASDILQGQGTGTMRLEVGTNRKPYVMGNYLFQSGTYTVSVYNLIQKTFTITPNSQVNFNGYPQEGIVHIGASYKQIASITGLCPESTDKRPIPVEIMLSAYGTLAHPNIVYQLFFPVKSMDFDLNIALEECASKALLDKNYLNHQVLSLLIAKRIYNEQNIGRWSALSNSINDFVAQSIQNLVSKINHNLEIETDLGMNQSDHQEANILQNTSIKVSYLLLSEDLKLSSTVGRSSRFINDWEIAYRISKTYHMHAKLYQQPLNSASNRSLFGISFAYTKKFW from the coding sequence ATGAAAAAATGGTATGTAAAGCCACTTAGGAAGCTATTGCTTTTTATAGCCATACTACCACCCGCGCTATTGGCCTTGCTTCACCTACCTCCGGTACAGCAACAGCTGCTTCGTAGCATAACAAGCTATCTGTATCAAACTACCCATTACCACATTACATGCGATGCCTTCCGGCTTACCTGGTTGCGTCATATTGCATTGGAAAATCTAACCGTTACAGATCCTCAAGATAAACCTTTATTGGCCATTCATGGATGTACAGGTAGACTGAATCTGTTTAGTTTGCTTTTGCTAAAGCCTGATATGATTGATTCGGTTTCCCTAACAGGAGGAAAACTGTATCTGGAAAAAAATAGCCAGGAGGATTTTAATATCGCTGCATTCTATAACAAAGTGCTGCTGCCCTTTTTACCAGAAACAGATACAGATCTATTGATCAATAAGATTCAACTAGGCGGTGTCAACCTATACTACCATAACCAAATAAACAAACAAGCGCTGAAGGTGGAAAATATAAACCTAGCGATCAGCCATTTCTTATCCTCTTCCGATCATCATTCAGGCACCCTAACTACTTTTTCTTACCAAGAAACAAGTGACCTCCCTGTAACATGCAAAAACCTAATGACCCAGTTTAGCATTACCCCCCATAGTGTAGTGCTTAAAGATTGCCACTTTATTACAAAATATAGCAGCCTACACGGCGACTTCACAGTGCAATATGCTAAAAAACTGCCCCTTGTTGCTGATCAGGAAGGTAGACCACAAAATTGCCATTTAGCAATCGAGTTTCAAAAGAGGTCTATTGCATTGGACGCCACATTACATCAATCAGCCCTATCATCGATTGAGTTAAGTCGGTTTTCAGATTTTTTTAAGGGGGAACATATGTTCTATAAACTAGATGGATCCATTTCCTTAACCCCTTATGCCATGACATGGAAGAATTGTAAACTGGTTTTTGGAGATAGCTATATTCAAGGTACAGGTTCTTATAACGGCCTCGATGGAGATCTCTTTGTGCAAGCGGGTCGGATCTATATGCATGACCTACAGAAAAAGCCAGCAGCATGGCCCACTCCATTGCAATATATTGGCATAGCCAATGCCAAGTTGCTTGGCAACACCCAAGCAGTCAAACTAACTGGCGATATTACTACCAATATAGGGGCGGTGCAAACAGATCTAACCCTACACCATCTAGGTAAACCCATACAGCATGTAACCGGTAACCTAACCTTGCATAAGGTAGCCATAGAGGCATTGCTACCTGCGCTGCCTATTCAATCGCTTTCTGGAACAGTTGCCATAAAAGCGCAGGGCACCCATCTCAATACCCTAGATGCAGCGGCTAAGCTAACGGAAATCGAGGTGCACCATTATAAGTATAAGAAGATAGAAGCCTCCTGTATCGTTTCCAATGCTATGGCCACATTTAAGCTACATAGCAAAGATCCTCATGCAAAGTTAACCGTAGCGGGTACCTATCATATGGCTAAAAGCTTAAAAGCAGATGGAATAATAGAACAGGTCGACTTGGAAAAACTTGGTTTTGTCTCGGATCCGCTGTCGTTTAGTACCAAATTTTCATTTAAAATCAGAGATATATTAACGAAACGTCCACGGGGGAAGATTGTGTTGAATCAATGTATCATTCAGGGGTTGGCAAAAAAAGTAGCCTGTAATCAGGTTGCTATACGTGCTATAGCACATGGGAGCAAGGATTTAGTAACCATTACCTCTCCACTTATAGATTGTAGGTTGGAAGGGATATTTACCATTAATGATTTGGCCAGCCATATCAACCATCTTATCAGACGATTTAAAAATCCAGCAGATCGGTCCACCATCCTTGCTCAGTTGCATCTAGATTACGTCATCGACTGTAAAAAGATATTGCCAATTTTAAACTGGTTTGCAGGTGATCTATATATAGCTCCCTCTACCACCTTTTTGGGTCATTTCGCCTATGATCAGGATTATCATTTTTCCCTCCGTTTGCCTAGTGCATCAACCCTTTCTTGTAAGCAGTTTAGTTTGGAAAAGCTTAAAGTAAAACTGAATGCGCATCATCTTATGGATGCTAAAAAACGGTTGGTTCAGTTATACATTGCATCAGATAAGCAGGATTGGTGCCAAGCCTTTCAAACAGATCGTTTATCCCTTCAGTTGCTTATGGATAAAAATGAATTTACCATTTTAAATAGTTTATCCAGCTATGGCAATCATCTATCTGTAGCCTGTTCAGGTAGACTTACTGATAGCGCGATACAAATTGATCTACTCCCTTCTAGCTTAACTACTAAGGACAAAATATGGACCATACACACAGAACGTACCAGTTGTATTTCCAAGCTAGGCATAGCGATTGGGAACTTATCTATTATAAGCGGCCAATCCTCCATTTGCGTGGGTGGTCAGCTTACGCAATTGCCCACAACAGATCCCTTACGCTGTACCATACGCCATCTTGCATTAAACTATGCTTCAGCAGTAGGGCCGCTTAAAGGTATATTAGACACTAAGTTAGTAGCCCGTATTCAAAAAGGTCAGCTGATAGCAACCGGTAGCCTACAGCTAAAAGAGGTTGCCATTCAAGACTATGCTGTAGGCACTTTACATACAAAAGTAGATTGGAACCTATTAGAAAATAAATTAGTCCTAGCAGGAATGCTCCAAAAAGGAGGCCAACAGCTGGTACAGATAGATGGTTGTTATCATCTGATTAAACCCGCTGATAACCTAGCCGTTACCACTAGATTCAACCAAATGGATTTGGACCTATTGAATCCCTTTTTTGCATCTGTTTGTTCAGATATAGGAGGAAGGTTAAGCGGACAGTTTCGATTAACCGGTAGTCTGGCTGCACCCAAGCTCAATGGCGAAGGCATCATAGAGAAAGGAAAATTTAAAATTAACTATTTGAACACCTCTTACCAAGTGGCTGGCGCCATAAAGGTCCAAGAGAATCGCTTATATGCTGATCAGCTTGATCTACAGGATAGCGCATTGGGGCATGCTACTTTATCTGGCCATATGGTGCTACAAGATGGCTTTCCCTTGATGCTTTCAGGGGATATGGAGACCTTCCATCTATTGCATACTACTCGAATCCATCATCCTGATTTCTATGGAGACCTATATGCCACTGGGACTTTACAAATGGAAGGGTCTATCTATGATCTACTCCTTAAAATGAAAGTCACAGCCGATAAAGGCAGCTTTACGATTGTGGCGCATGATAAAGAAGACATAGAAAACACCACAAAATTGGTACAGTTTGTTTCTACCAAAGCAAAGCATCAGACAGATACAGCCTCTACAAGTGAAGATCGATCAGCCATTAAACTGATTCTTGACCTAACCATACTACCTACTATAAAGGCGCAGGTATTGTTTGGCTCGTATGGTAATGCCAGCGATATCTTACAAGGCCAAGGAACAGGAACAATGCGGCTAGAGGTAGGCACCAATCGTAAGCCATATGTAATGGGTAATTACCTCTTTCAGAGCGGTACCTACACCGTTTCTGTTTATAATCTCATTCAAAAAACATTTACCATTACACCTAATAGCCAGGTTAACTTTAATGGTTATCCCCAAGAAGGGATTGTCCATATTGGTGCATCTTACAAACAAATTGCTTCTATAACAGGTCTTTGTCCGGAAAGTACAGATAAGCGACCGATTCCAGTGGAAATTATGCTTTCTGCATATGGCACATTAGCCCATCCAAATATTGTATATCAACTTTTCTTTCCAGTAAAAAGTATGGATTTTGACTTAAATATTGCTTTAGAGGAATGTGCCTCAAAGGCATTGTTGGATAAAAACTACCTCAACCATCAAGTCTTAAGCTTGCTAATAGCTAAAAGAATCTATAATGAGCAAAACATAGGCCGTTGGAGTGCACTCAGCAATAGCATCAATGATTTTGTTGCGCAAAGCATACAAAACTTAGTATCTAAAATCAACCATAACCTAGAGATAGAAACTGATCTAGGTATGAATCAGTCTGACCATCAGGAAGCAAATATTTTGCAAAACACCAGCATTAAAGTAAGCTATCTACTGCTATCAGAGGATCTTAAACTTTCCAGTACAGTGGGAAGAAGCTCTCGTTTTATCAATGATTGGGAAATTGCCTATCGTATCTCTAAAACCTACCATATGCATGCCAAGCTTTACCAACAACCTTTAAATAGTGCATCTAACCGATCCCTTTTTGGTATAAGCTTTGCGTATACTAAAAAGTTTTGGTAG